The genomic region CCGCCCCGAGCGACAACGGATGATCTTCCGGCAGAACGCCTTTTGCCTTGTATGTGGTGAGGACAGGTGCCTCGATCGTCTCGGCAAGTTGCTTGAGCGCCGGACCAGCATGTCCGCGCGCCGCTTCGAAACCGACGATGATCAGTGGCCGCTCGACCGCGGCAATCCGATCGGAGAGTCGACGAATGGCGGGATCGGTCACAGCAACCGACGGCACGAACCGCAGCGGTGGCACAACGCCACCATAGTTAGGGCTCGCAAGCGCCGCCACGGCCGGTGACAGATCGATATGGACGGGGCCGGCCGGTTCCGCGGTGGCAATCGCCAGTGCCCGGGCAACCGTCGAGGCCACACTATCCGGCTCGATCTCGAACGACGCCTTTACCAGCGGGCGCAGCAATTGCGCATGGTCGATAACCTGATGCGTATAGCGTGCACGGGTCGCTCGATCGACAACCCCCGAAATGACGACGAGCGGGATGCGTTCCTGTAGCGCGTCGGCGATGCCGTTGACAGCGTTCGCGAGGCCTGGGCCGATGGTCGTGACTAAGAGCTCGGGCGTTGCGCTGATCACGCTCGCGCCAGCGGCCATGATCGCAGCGGGCGTCTCATGGCGCGCCAGGTGAAAAGCGATCCCTGCAGCCTGCAGCGCATCGATCAGAGTGACGACTTCACCGCCGGGCACGCCAAACCCGTGGCGAACGCCATGGGCGTGAAGTGTTCTGGCGAGGACATCGGCGACACGATTGAAGCTTGTGGTTTGGGACATTGAGATCACGCTGCTAACGAGTTTTCATTTGGGACAGCCTGCCCGGCGGATATTGAACCGGGCAAGCCGCCTCCATGGCACTTTCTAGCGTTCCATCAGGCGCACAACGAACGCGATGACGGTACCGAACAGGATATGGCCGATCAGCGATGCCCAGGTCAGCGTGATGAAACCAAGAAACGGGGGCAGACCGGCAAAGAGGTGCGCCATCACGTAGAGGGCGAAGATCCAGAGACCGGTTCCGAACCCGATACCGGTGAGCAATAAAGGCAGCGTCGGGAAGATCAGGCGTTGGAGCGGGCGGGCGATAAAGAGATAGCCGATCGGATAAAAGATAATGCCGACGACGGCATGGATGGATTCTGCGAGCAGCAGGTTGTTGAACCCAAATACCGACTGAACGAGGGCCGCTGGCTCAAGCGGGCCACCAACCAACAGGGGCGTGAACAGGCGTGCCCAGATTTCCCAGGTGACGTCGGCTGCAAGGCCGGCAAGCACGATTATGCGGCCGAGGCTCGGCTGAATTTCTGGAAAGATATTTGTCTTGTTCATTTCCACCAGCGACATGGCATCGCTCCTTCATTGATGGGGAAGTTCAGGCAGACAATCTCATGCCGACCGAGCGCTCGATGGACTTGAAAAGCCGGTCGTCGGCCTTGAGCTTTTGACGGATATGACCGATGCGGGAGACGGCCGCGTTATCGCCTCCGGCGCCAACTGCCTTGGCAAGAGCTAGGACGAAGAAATCGCGCTGGGCGTTGCTCCCGCCAATTTTGGGAAGATTGGCGACCATGCGGTCGATCATCTGGCGATCAGCGGGCGCGCCGATCCCGGCGAGGACGCGGGCCATCGGGGCGCCGATTTCTGCCGCCACGCGCGCCTGGTCGCCCGTGCCGAGCGCCTTTGCGTCGATCTCGGCCACCAACGCGGCGGTGCCCTCACGTTCGCCGACAGCAACCATAGCCGCAAGATTATGAAGTGCCGCAAAAATCAAAGTCGTATCGGAACGTCGGCGATAAGCGATTTCCGCAACGTCCATCCACCTCTCGCCGACGTGGACCCTCGATTGCTCCAGGCGCCACAGCAGCGACACGGCGTTTGCCATGTCGCGGAAATCGTCAGTCCGTTGCGGTCGAATCTCGTCGTCGTAGATCTCCAAAACGCGATCATGATCGCCCCGCTCCAGGTGCAGCAGAGCGAGATGCCAAGCCATGTGGAAGGAGAAATTGTTGCAGCGCGACCATGCTTTGCGGCTCCCTTCCAGCCAGTCGATCCCTTCAGAAGTATCACCGCGCATTTCGAAGACATGCGAGACGGCATGCAGACCCCAGGAATCATCCGGCTGGAGCGCTACGGCACGCTGGCCAGCGTCAAGTGCCTCGGCATAGCGCCCGTGCTCCTCAAGGGCGAACGCGTGGCAGCCAAGAAGGAAACCCGCGGCCCGTCCGCCGGCATCCAGATTCTGGACAGCTCTCGTGCTAGCCTTCAGCATTCCCGCAGCGTCGCCAAGCATGAAGCGCAGGGCCTGCGAAATCTTGAAAGGCAGGAACGTGGCCGGCCGATCCTCATAGCCGCAATCAAGAATATCCGCGGCTCGAGAAAAGGAACCGTCGACCGCAACCTCCAGTGCTTTTACGAGAATACGCTCGTCGTCGGTACCGCCGGCGTTCGCTGCAAGAGCCGCGCGTGCACCCTCCAATGCTGAGGCGGCGATAATGCTCATTTCCGAACGTGCAAGGATAAGATTGGCGAACCCTTTCAGAGCATGGC from Sinorhizobium mexicanum harbors:
- a CDS encoding tetratricopeptide repeat protein, whose translation is MKFDAYDLATSSDNPMALRAFETAVFELATHRPNTGLALKATLAADPQHIAGHALKGFANLILARSEMSIIAASALEGARAALAANAGGTDDERILVKALEVAVDGSFSRAADILDCGYEDRPATFLPFKISQALRFMLGDAAGMLKASTRAVQNLDAGGRAAGFLLGCHAFALEEHGRYAEALDAGQRAVALQPDDSWGLHAVSHVFEMRGDTSEGIDWLEGSRKAWSRCNNFSFHMAWHLALLHLERGDHDRVLEIYDDEIRPQRTDDFRDMANAVSLLWRLEQSRVHVGERWMDVAEIAYRRRSDTTLIFAALHNLAAMVAVGEREGTAALVAEIDAKALGTGDQARVAAEIGAPMARVLAGIGAPADRQMIDRMVANLPKIGGSNAQRDFFVLALAKAVGAGGDNAAVSRIGHIRQKLKADDRLFKSIERSVGMRLSA